Proteins from a single region of Belliella baltica DSM 15883:
- a CDS encoding nucleoside-diphosphate kinase: MATNRTFTMIKPDAFGAGNSGAILKMIEEAGFKVVAMKATKLTPELAGKFYEVHQARPFYADLCAYMSSGPIFAAILEKDNAVEEFRKLIGATNPADAAEGTIRKIFAKSIEANAVHGSDSDENAAIEGNFFFNQAERVL; this comes from the coding sequence ATGGCAACTAACAGAACTTTCACAATGATCAAGCCTGATGCTTTTGGCGCGGGTAATTCAGGTGCAATTTTAAAAATGATCGAAGAAGCAGGTTTCAAGGTAGTAGCAATGAAAGCTACAAAATTGACTCCCGAATTGGCAGGCAAATTTTATGAAGTACACCAAGCTAGACCTTTCTATGCTGACCTTTGTGCATACATGTCTTCTGGACCTATTTTCGCTGCGATTTTGGAAAAAGACAATGCAGTAGAAGAGTTCCGAAAATTGATCGGAGCGACCAATCCTGCTGATGCAGCTGAAGGAACGATCAGAAAAATCTTCGCTAAATCTATCGAAGCAAATGCGGTTCACGGTTCTGACTCTGACGAAAACGCAGCGATCGAAGGAAACTTCTTCTTTAATCAGGCGGAGAGAGTGCTTTAA